Genomic window (Peromyscus leucopus breed LL Stock chromosome 15, UCI_PerLeu_2.1, whole genome shotgun sequence):
GGGGACAGAATGTAGTGCTAGCACATGATTAACTGTATTTTGACATGATTCAAAACAGCCATGGAAATATATCCGCTGGGTTAAGCATAATTCTGTCTGCTTCAGCAAGACGTACCCACTCTGGGGCGTAGTCATGCATGGTACATGTGGTGGAGATGGTccaccctccttctctctttcctgactTATGCTCAGAGTCACGTTGTCCTCCCCAGAGGTATAATTCCCTCAAAAGGTTAGTATCTAAGATGCCTTTCAAACTACAGGAATTCTTCCTCTGCCCTTTGTCCTCAGTGTGGGCAAGGACTGATCCTGTAGACCAGCACCCTggagcagtgttttgttttgttttttaacatctgAATTGCTTCAGAGTCACCATGGAGGCTGAACATGGCACAGCTGACCAGGCTCTTACCCCAGAGTTCTGACCGAGTGTGTTCTAGGAATTGTGTCTCTTATTGGTTCCCAGAGGAGGCCGCCACAGCTAGTCTGGGCACCTTCCTTTAATGGCCACTTAGTGGATATTCTCAGACTTCAACTATGGTGTTTCCCTTGAGAGAGAGGGCGAGGAGGACAAAGAGGTGGGTCTGGTGTTGCGGGGCAACCACTAATAATGGGAGGTGATGAAGATTCGTGGGGTACCAAGAAGAGCAGCTGATGGAGGGTGACCAGACTTGACAGGAGAATACTATGACTAACTTCAATTTATTGTTACCTCTCCAGAGGCATAAGTAGGCCTCGTCCCTATTTACCTGAGGTGTCGGCAGACTACTTGAAGGCCTGGCAGCTGACCAAGGAGAGCCTCTCTCCTGGCCGGGCCTTCTGCTCCTTGCCCCAGAGAGTTTTGAGCTTGCGGTAGTATACCTTGCAGCTGAAGCCCTCCTTGAAGCCCCCCTTGATGTGGCTCTTGAGGGAGTGCAGAGTGGGGTACATGCGACAGCAGGCCGCACACTTGTAGCCATTCTGTTGGGCTGGGTGCCACTTGGAAGCCATTAGGATGTCCTGGGATGTAATAGACTCCAAACCATGCTTGGATTTCTTGTTGGCCTCCCTGGGGTACGTGTTctcttgggaggaggaagacGAGCAGACACTCTCAGCCACATCCTCAATAAGGCAGTTGTCGCCTCTGCCCTCTTCCCGGTCCACCTCTGGGAACCCATAAGCCTCCAAGTGGCTCTCTTTGTCTGTGCACACGAAGTAGCTGTAAGGGGAAAACCAGGGCCGGTAGATGGTGCAGTTTCGCCTCAGCTGCTCCCCATTCTGGGCGTTCCCCAAGTCTGCAAAGGAGAGGGCAGGGTCTGAGGTTGGGgctgaggagaaggaagagggaagtggCTGGGGGCAGTCAGGAGAAGCAGGCAGTCAGCCACGACCTCACCAGACCCGAGTCCCACCTCGACGGTGGCTGAGAGGCCATGGATGATGAGGGGATGGGAAGAACAGGCCAAGACATCTGTTCCTGCTGCGTTCTTTTCCCGCTGGTGAAAATAGCTGTTGGGTGTCTTGGCAGAAGACAGAACCTGCCCTGTGCAAAGAAATCCTGACTTCTGACTCCTCTAAGGATAGGCAAGGACAGGTAGACACCTGACAACCTGTAATCTTGCTGCCGCCAACTTTTCCAGTTTCAGTACCCATTCTAATCGCTCCATAGGCGAGTCAGACAGAAACTGGCCCTCCACAAGAGCTTGGCAGAGAGGACTAAAAGACaagaagcctctgtgggcctgtGGGCCTCTACTACAGGAGGTACAGGTTAAAAAGCAGCATGTGGTGAGTGGACTTGCAGACACCCTTCCCTTTAGGGGTACAGTGTCTGTCCCCTTTTAGCATCTCTCGTATCCCTGCCAAGAGGAGGAGAAGGCCTCACCTGGTGAGGGCACTTGGCTCTGCACCCCATGCTGGAGAGCATTGCTTTGGTACTGGGGTAGCAGGTCCTGAGCTGGTCTGGAAGCCTCAGTGGGTATCTCCATCTTTACAATGTCTGGGTTATAGAAACGGTGAGCTGAGCAAGACTGGGAGTCCTCTTTTGGGGACCTTCCAAGACATGCTTTAGAGGCTTACCttctgtgtgtttagggatatCAAAACTAATGCAAAACAGTGACCTCTAGAGTCAAACAAGCAGACCTGTTCTAGGTGGTATCCCAGGGAGTCATAGATGGAGCAGTTTCTTCAAACCTAAAAAATGTCCTCTGGGAACCAGGTTATAAGATTTGGCCAGGCCGGGGGCATGACGTAGTAGTAAAGGTCATGTGTAATACAATGAAAGCCTTGGTTTCCAACCTTATTGTGAAGACTTGGCTCAGAGGACACTTTTTCCCCTGGCCCACCCCTCACCTGATGGTCCTGCTTATCACGTGTAACCTCCTTTTCATGGGACTCTGGGATACAGGTTCCAAGAGGGAAGCTCTGGTCACAGTTTACATAGGCAAGTTGCATGATCCCTTTGAGAAGGAGAAGCAAGTCACCTTCTCCAGTTGAAACATCTCACGCCCTCAGTCAGAGGGGGTGTGTGGGTCTTTGATGCATGTTGTACACTAAAGTAGCTACTAAATCTCAGGTGACAAGTTCACTTAAGAAAAGGTTATGGCCGTCTAGGGTTAGGGGttagctcagtgggagaacacTTGCCAAGCATGCCTGAGGCTATGGCTTTGATCTCCACCAAGTAGGTCTGGGAGAAAGTGGATTGACCTTGAACCTCCATGGCAAGAGCTAAGCTTTTAAgaggtaaattttaaaatgttttctgtagaGGCAAATGGATGTTTAGGAGAACTTCCACAGTAGCACAGCTCAATTCTAGTGTGCATGGGAACCCCTAGAGCCTCTTGTTCTGAACCACTGGATCTGGTATGGAGACCTGAGAAGCTGCCTCTCTCAGCTTCCAAGTGATGGTCACACTGAAGAGCTAGGGTCACACTTCAGTTGACAAGTCTTCATGTGTCTACCTTTGTTCCTGC
Coding sequences:
- the Spata46 gene encoding spermatogenesis-associated protein 46, whose product is MENFSLLSVSRPRISSSALSAFPDIMSSLATSLPDLGNAQNGEQLRRNCTIYRPWFSPYSYFVCTDKESHLEAYGFPEVDREEGRGDNCLIEDVAESVCSSSSSQENTYPREANKKSKHGLESITSQDILMASKWHPAQQNGYKCAACCRMYPTLHSLKSHIKGGFKEGFSCKVYYRKLKTLWGKEQKARPGERLSLVSCQAFK